The Aggregatilinea lenta genome includes a region encoding these proteins:
- a CDS encoding FHA domain-containing protein: protein MKSCPYCAHVNREGVLFCEECGHPFAGKAVLITSQLMEDEFDNVQGRLTWGTARFDPSSKLVIHIRDIAEPVTLEPDEDTVLGRSDEVEQQPVSDGLDLGPYGAAEFGVSRRHAAIRRGEDTLTLVDLGSTNGTHLNGQRLIPNQPRVLRDGDEVRLGKLVFHIFFK from the coding sequence ATGAAAAGCTGTCCGTACTGTGCTCATGTAAATCGTGAAGGTGTCCTCTTTTGCGAAGAGTGCGGGCATCCGTTTGCGGGCAAGGCGGTGCTCATTACCAGCCAACTGATGGAGGATGAGTTCGACAACGTGCAGGGTCGCCTGACGTGGGGAACTGCCCGGTTCGATCCCTCTTCCAAGCTGGTGATCCACATCCGCGACATTGCCGAGCCGGTGACACTGGAACCGGACGAGGACACGGTGCTGGGCCGCTCGGACGAGGTGGAGCAGCAGCCGGTGTCCGATGGCCTGGATCTTGGCCCGTATGGCGCGGCGGAATTCGGCGTGTCGCGCCGACACGCGGCGATCCGGCGCGGCGAGGATACCCTGACCCTGGTCGATCTGGGTAGCACCAACGGCACGCACCTGAACGGCCAGCGTCTCATTCCCAACCAGCCGCGCGTGCTGCGTGATGGCGACGAGGTCCGGTTGGGCAAGCTTGTTTTCCACATCTTTTTCAAATGA
- a CDS encoding response regulator transcription factor yields MAAGKPPRAAPRDAKRILVVDDEPRMIGFIRMNLELEGYQVIEAHTGLEALEMVRTQLPDLILLDVMMPQLDGFETLRMLREFSSIPVIMLTAKGEEDDKVFGLELGADDYVTKPFGSRELSSRVHAVLRRAEMPSASPEQAVLKVDDRLSVDFNRREVIVNGEHIKLRPTEYRLLYHLIENAGWTVPHEQLLAKVWGYEYRDETHYVRLYVNYLREKIEEDPSNPKYILTERGVGYRFMDFKKDQSA; encoded by the coding sequence ATGGCCGCAGGTAAACCGCCGCGTGCAGCTCCGCGTGACGCAAAGCGAATACTCGTCGTGGACGACGAGCCGCGCATGATCGGGTTCATCCGCATGAACCTGGAACTGGAAGGCTATCAGGTGATCGAGGCGCATACCGGCCTGGAAGCGCTCGAGATGGTACGCACGCAGCTCCCTGACCTGATCCTGCTCGACGTGATGATGCCCCAGCTCGATGGGTTCGAGACGCTGCGCATGCTGCGTGAGTTTTCCAGCATCCCCGTGATCATGTTGACGGCGAAGGGCGAAGAGGACGACAAGGTCTTCGGGCTGGAACTCGGCGCGGACGACTATGTGACCAAGCCATTTGGCTCACGCGAGCTGTCGAGCCGGGTGCACGCCGTGCTGCGTCGCGCCGAAATGCCGAGCGCGTCGCCAGAGCAGGCCGTGCTCAAGGTCGATGACCGGCTGAGCGTGGACTTCAATCGGCGCGAGGTGATCGTCAATGGCGAGCACATCAAGCTGCGCCCGACCGAATACCGGCTGCTGTACCATCTGATCGAAAACGCGGGGTGGACCGTGCCGCACGAGCAATTGCTGGCCAAGGTGTGGGGCTACGAGTACCGCGACGAGACGCACTATGTGCGACTCTACGTGAACTACCTGCGCGAGAAGATCGAAGAAGATCCCTCGAACCCCAAGTATATCCTGACCGAGCGCGGCGTGGGTTACCGCTTCATGGACTTCAAGAAGGACCAGTCCGCGTAG